A single genomic interval of Helicobacter sp. 12S02232-10 harbors:
- a CDS encoding DinB family protein, translated as MKEILRLHAKYNQVANTQMIECLKGLPQADFNKDMGLYFKSIAGVFEHILAVDALIFGNMFVNYSAKKLDASSIVRIAESDTKVTQEVKSSMKNLFEARQKVDNFMIELVENVNDFSKIETLEFPGVKFEKPIYHFLISIFTHSTHHRGQIAAALDMLGVANDFNGMMGV; from the coding sequence ATGAAAGAAATTTTAAGATTGCACGCTAAATACAACCAAGTTGCTAATACACAGATGATAGAATGTCTTAAAGGACTCCCTCAAGCTGATTTTAATAAAGATATGGGGCTTTATTTCAAATCTATAGCAGGCGTTTTTGAGCATATTTTGGCAGTAGATGCACTGATTTTTGGAAATATGTTTGTCAATTATAGTGCAAAAAAGTTGGATGCAAGTTCTATCGTGAGAATTGCTGAGTCGGATACAAAAGTTACTCAAGAAGTGAAATCAAGTATGAAAAATCTTTTTGAAGCAAGACAAAAGGTTGATAATTTTATGATCGAATTGGTTGAAAATGTTAATGATTTTTCTAAAATCGAAACTCTTGAATTTCCAGGCGTGAAATTTGAAAAGCCTATTTATCATTTTCTTATCTCTATTTTCACTCACAGTACCCATCATAGAGGTCAGATTGCTGCAGCTCTTGATATGCTTGGTGTTGCAAATGATTTTAATGGGATGATGGGGGTATAA
- the bcp gene encoding thioredoxin-dependent thiol peroxidase — protein MKLEVGDQAPDFRLKNQDDIEIGLKDLISKRIVLYFYPKDNTPGCSIEAQDFTEMLHNFAQKGVVVVGISPDSPKSHKKFIQNKELKHILLSDPDRSVASSYGVYGKKMMYGKEVFGIIRSTFVIDTDGRIQKVFYNIKAKGHAKEVLENL, from the coding sequence ATGAAACTAGAAGTAGGCGATCAGGCTCCTGATTTTAGATTGAAAAACCAAGATGATATCGAAATTGGTTTGAAAGATTTGATTTCTAAAAGGATTGTGCTGTATTTTTATCCTAAAGACAATACACCAGGATGTTCGATCGAAGCGCAAGATTTTACGGAAATGTTGCATAATTTTGCCCAAAAAGGGGTTGTGGTTGTAGGCATCAGTCCTGATAGTCCTAAGAGCCATAAGAAGTTTATTCAAAATAAAGAACTCAAGCATATTCTTCTTAGTGATCCTGATAGGAGTGTTGCAAGCAGTTATGGTGTCTATGGGAAAAAAATGATGTATGGTAAAGAAGTATTTGGCATTATTCGCTCGACCTTTGTTATTGATACAGATGGGCGCATACAAAAGGTTTTCTATAACATAAAGGCAAAAGGACACGCAAAAGAAGTTTTAGAGAATTTGTAA
- a CDS encoding PLP-dependent aspartate aminotransferase family protein — protein sequence MVHMDTKLIHGGIDGDENTGAVNVPIYQTSTYRQIELGKNKGYEYSRTKNPTRDALEALIAELESAKFGFAFASGMAAISAVLSLFKTGDKLLISSNVYGGTFRVLDKVFSQFGISYEIVETGDLEVFEKSITQEVKAVLIESPANPLMGVSDIAKIAKIAKKHGILSIVDNTFMTPYLQRPIELGVDVVIHSATKYLGGHGDLIAGLVVTNDEVLGQKIGFIQNSTGGILSPFESFLLVRGIKTLGVRMERHCENALFIAKHLQTHQGIEKVFYPALPEDKGYAINSAQASGGGGMISFILKEEYDYKKFFASVKLIALAESLGGVESLLCHPASMTHASIPSEIRCKMGISDRLIRLSVGIEDKNDILKDLQNAIKLSLKA from the coding sequence ATGGTTCATATGGATACAAAACTGATTCACGGAGGCATTGATGGAGATGAAAATACTGGCGCAGTGAATGTGCCTATTTATCAAACTTCCACTTATAGACAAATTGAGTTGGGAAAAAATAAAGGATATGAATATTCAAGGACTAAAAATCCTACAAGAGATGCTTTAGAAGCCTTGATAGCAGAGTTGGAAAGTGCAAAATTCGGTTTTGCATTTGCATCGGGAATGGCAGCTATTAGTGCAGTCTTGAGTCTTTTTAAAACAGGAGATAAACTGCTCATTTCAAGTAATGTTTATGGTGGGACTTTCAGAGTTTTGGACAAAGTTTTTTCTCAATTTGGGATTTCTTATGAGATTGTTGAAACTGGAGACTTGGAAGTTTTTGAAAAATCTATTACTCAAGAAGTCAAGGCTGTTTTGATTGAAAGTCCAGCAAATCCTTTAATGGGTGTGAGTGATATTGCAAAAATTGCAAAAATTGCAAAAAAACACGGAATTTTAAGCATTGTGGATAATACTTTTATGACGCCTTATTTGCAACGTCCTATTGAACTTGGAGTTGATGTAGTGATTCATAGTGCTACAAAATATCTTGGGGGGCATGGCGATTTGATTGCAGGACTTGTTGTAACAAATGATGAGGTGTTGGGACAAAAAATCGGTTTTATACAAAATTCTACAGGAGGCATTTTATCACCTTTTGAAAGTTTTTTACTGGTGCGAGGAATCAAAACTCTTGGTGTGAGAATGGAGAGGCATTGTGAAAATGCGCTTTTTATTGCCAAACATCTACAGACCCATCAAGGGATTGAAAAGGTATTTTATCCAGCTCTGCCTGAAGATAAGGGTTATGCCATTAATTCCGCTCAAGCTTCAGGAGGCGGGGGTATGATAAGTTTTATCTTGAAAGAGGAGTATGATTATAAGAAGTTTTTTGCTTCTGTGAAGCTCATTGCACTTGCTGAGAGTTTGGGTGGAGTTGAATCGCTACTTTGCCATCCTGCTTCAATGACACACGCTTCCATACCTTCTGAAATTCGTTGCAAAATGGGTATTAGTGATCGCTTGATTCGCCTTTCTGTGGGGATTGAAGATAAAAATGATATTTTGAAAGATCTGCAGAATGCTATTAAGCTTAGTTTGAAGGCTTGA
- a CDS encoding lactate utilization protein C, with protein sequence MSKAQILNRVRSALDKNHIVKFEPCFKDILKSEYQDLLEEYKHFQTINRAKVIESCTQNLKTDVLKAFEDMGAKKVLYALDLPFEATQLDGKFEKIAYDKSIEAIRSELFQIDTSILQGVCGVANLGIVGIVSSPLSPRLASLITLNCVILLDKTKIVKNLFEGVQALKARAKDGVLPTNLLFIAGPSRTADIELQTVFGVHGPQNVTIILY encoded by the coding sequence ATGAGTAAAGCTCAAATATTAAACCGCGTTCGATCAGCGCTTGATAAAAATCATATTGTCAAGTTTGAGCCTTGCTTTAAAGACATTTTAAAGTCTGAATATCAAGATTTGTTAGAAGAATATAAGCATTTTCAAACAATTAATCGGGCAAAAGTGATTGAATCTTGTACTCAAAATTTAAAGACAGATGTTTTAAAAGCTTTTGAAGATATGGGTGCTAAAAAGGTTTTATATGCTTTGGATTTGCCTTTTGAAGCCACTCAACTTGATGGCAAATTTGAAAAAATCGCTTATGATAAGAGTATCGAGGCTATTAGATCAGAGCTTTTTCAAATTGACACTTCAATCCTTCAAGGGGTTTGTGGGGTGGCAAATTTAGGGATAGTAGGTATTGTTTCTTCTCCATTAAGCCCAAGGCTTGCATCTTTAATTACCCTTAATTGCGTGATTTTGCTAGACAAAACCAAAATAGTCAAGAACTTATTTGAGGGAGTACAAGCTTTAAAGGCTCGTGCTAAAGATGGTGTTTTGCCTACAAATTTGCTTTTTATTGCAGGTCCTTCAAGGACTGCTGATATTGAGCTACAAACTGTTTTTGGCGTTCATGGACCCCAAAATGTAACGATTATTTTATATTAA
- a CDS encoding YihY family inner membrane protein encodes MLQEFWKKIQKKIKEVYDFLTHEQEMFYYASSLSFYTIFALIPLLLIVFSVMLNFPNFRDRVNEFKVFILSNILPAHTEIISSFLDTFMKNSSKLGVMGLIYIAFTSLMFFRNYEYITSKMFNSKPRKFFDSLVVYWAMMTLFPIAFFMSIYFSKEVQGVFKDKVNGLFFPDVLLWLGTCVLFLILFQISANKLLNKKALVFTSFASASIWYLFKWGFVYYVSYNKTYPTLYGSVSVLLILMLWIYISWLILLFGMRSCEAFISNFGKNEKSHQTLK; translated from the coding sequence ATGTTGCAAGAGTTTTGGAAAAAAATTCAAAAGAAAATCAAAGAAGTTTATGATTTTCTCACTCACGAACAAGAAATGTTTTACTATGCTTCTTCGCTTAGTTTTTATACGATTTTTGCTTTGATCCCTTTGCTTTTGATTGTTTTTTCAGTAATGTTAAATTTTCCGAATTTTAGAGATCGTGTGAATGAATTTAAAGTTTTCATTCTCTCAAATATTCTTCCTGCTCACACTGAAATCATCAGTTCTTTTTTGGATACTTTTATGAAAAACAGCTCAAAACTTGGCGTTATGGGACTTATCTATATCGCCTTTACTTCTTTGATGTTTTTTAGGAATTATGAATACATTACCTCTAAGATGTTCAATTCAAAACCTAGAAAATTTTTTGATTCTTTGGTTGTGTATTGGGCGATGATGACTTTATTCCCGATTGCATTTTTTATGAGTATTTATTTTAGTAAAGAAGTGCAGGGAGTGTTTAAAGATAAGGTAAATGGATTGTTTTTCCCAGATGTTTTATTGTGGCTTGGGACTTGTGTGCTGTTTTTGATTTTATTTCAGATTTCGGCTAATAAGCTTTTGAACAAAAAGGCATTGGTATTTACTTCCTTTGCAAGTGCAAGCATTTGGTATTTGTTTAAGTGGGGGTTTGTTTATTATGTTTCTTATAATAAGACTTATCCGACACTTTATGGTTCGGTGTCAGTATTGTTGATTTTAATGCTTTGGATTTATATTTCTTGGTTGATTTTACTTTTTGGAATGCGCTCTTGTGAGGCGTTTATCTCTAATTTTGGAAAAAATGAGAAAAGCCATCAAACATTAAAATAA
- a CDS encoding L-lactate permease: MEYNQIYDPLNNIWLSAFVAFLPILLFFASLIVFKLKGYMAGLLTVILSAIISIFVYDMPTQMVVSAFSYGFLYGLWPIAWIIVAAIFLYKLSVKSGYFDILRESILSITPDHRILVILIGFCFGAFLEGAIGFGGPVAITAAILVGLGLRPLYAAGLCMIANTAPVAFGAVGIPIIAMAGVVNIPALEISAMTGRMLPPLTLFVPFFIVFLMDGWRGIRETFPVVLVAALSFAIVQFYSSNHLGPELPDIISAVVSIIATTIFLKFWQPKRIFRTDGNNEVNQHSKHHICKVFVAWTPFIILIATIVIWTQPWFKDLFKPGGALAFTTFSFEFSTISEKIIKTAPIAIEGKSPADKIIFSLPLIGTTGTSILAAAILSIFILRVRAKDALNIFGQTLNEMKFPILTIGLVLAFAYISNYSGISATLALALANTGHAFTFFSPIIGWIGVFLTGSDTSSNLLFGSLQQLTARQLGIPEVLFLAANSVGGVVGKMISPQSIAVACAAVGLVGRESELFRFTFKYSILFVIAIGIITTIIAYIIPEIIP, from the coding sequence ATGGAATACAACCAAATCTATGATCCGCTAAATAATATTTGGCTGAGTGCCTTTGTGGCTTTTCTGCCCATATTGTTATTTTTTGCCTCATTGATTGTCTTCAAACTCAAAGGCTATATGGCGGGTTTGCTGACTGTGATTTTATCGGCAATTATTTCCATTTTTGTATATGATATGCCAACTCAAATGGTAGTCTCAGCTTTTAGCTATGGCTTTTTATACGGCTTATGGCCAATCGCTTGGATTATTGTAGCAGCTATTTTTCTTTATAAACTATCTGTCAAATCAGGATATTTTGACATTTTAAGAGAAAGCATTCTCTCTATCACTCCTGACCATAGAATTCTTGTTATTCTTATTGGTTTTTGCTTCGGAGCTTTTTTGGAAGGAGCGATCGGATTTGGGGGTCCTGTAGCCATTACAGCTGCAATTCTAGTTGGTCTTGGTCTGCGTCCTTTATATGCAGCCGGACTTTGTATGATTGCAAATACCGCTCCTGTCGCATTTGGCGCAGTAGGAATCCCTATCATTGCAATGGCAGGAGTTGTAAATATTCCCGCTCTTGAAATATCAGCAATGACAGGTAGAATGCTACCCCCATTGACACTTTTTGTTCCGTTTTTTATCGTATTTTTGATGGATGGATGGCGCGGGATTAGAGAGACTTTTCCTGTTGTCTTAGTTGCAGCACTCTCTTTTGCAATCGTACAATTTTACAGCTCCAATCATTTAGGACCTGAACTTCCCGATATTATCTCAGCAGTTGTTTCCATCATCGCAACGACTATATTTTTAAAATTCTGGCAACCCAAAAGAATCTTCCGCACAGATGGAAATAATGAAGTGAATCAGCATTCCAAACACCATATTTGCAAGGTTTTTGTAGCTTGGACTCCCTTTATAATTTTAATCGCAACAATAGTGATTTGGACGCAACCTTGGTTCAAGGATCTTTTCAAACCCGGAGGCGCTTTGGCATTCACCACTTTCAGTTTTGAATTCAGCACAATCAGCGAAAAAATCATCAAAACAGCCCCGATAGCAATAGAAGGAAAATCTCCTGCAGATAAAATCATATTTTCGCTCCCTTTGATTGGAACAACAGGGACTTCCATTTTAGCAGCAGCGATTTTAAGTATCTTTATTCTTCGTGTCCGAGCAAAAGATGCTTTGAATATATTTGGACAAACATTAAATGAGATGAAATTTCCTATCCTCACCATTGGGCTTGTTTTAGCATTTGCTTATATTTCAAATTACAGCGGTATCTCAGCAACCTTAGCCTTAGCGCTTGCAAATACTGGACACGCTTTTACTTTCTTCTCTCCGATAATAGGATGGATCGGGGTATTTTTAACAGGAAGCGATACAAGCTCCAACCTACTCTTTGGCTCTCTCCAACAGCTCACTGCAAGACAGCTTGGAATACCTGAAGTTTTATTCTTAGCAGCCAATTCCGTAGGGGGAGTCGTAGGAAAAATGATCAGCCCACAAAGTATCGCAGTCGCTTGTGCGGCCGTCGGACTTGTAGGGAGAGAGTCAGAATTATTTAGATTCACCTTTAAATACTCAATCCTCTTTGTGATTGCCATAGGGATTATTACAACCATCATTGCTTATATTATCCCTGAAATTATTCCTTAA
- a CDS encoding AI-2E family transporter codes for MRPIYFFWIVFAISLYWIGYLYQDFLMNLLIAGLLCVATFWLKDFFDRYVKLNVLSSFLCVGVLLAFLIVPLYFVGHKSLKFILDLDMETFSFFLEKSKTSVSRALEYFPALSSSVDKILSNISAESIMTYIVKFGSYIGKYSLNFVKDAGFILVFLFFFFYYGRKIYNYMLGLLPFEISQSRSVFAEINGVLRVVFLTSIINVILQGFAFGAVIIWFGYDGFLLGILYGLASLIPIVGGALIWIPIAGYEVYVGNIATAIFIALYSLIFIGFVIDNLIKPVIIAFIKQRILKTPLQINEILIFFSILAGLSTFGFWGIVVGPTITAFFIALLRLYQNHFSDKQDW; via the coding sequence ATGCGTCCCATTTATTTTTTTTGGATCGTTTTTGCCATCAGTCTTTATTGGATAGGGTATTTATATCAAGATTTTCTGATGAATCTCTTGATTGCAGGTCTTTTGTGTGTAGCGACTTTTTGGCTCAAAGATTTTTTTGATCGCTATGTCAAATTGAATGTTTTGAGTTCATTTTTATGTGTCGGGGTTCTTTTGGCTTTTTTGATTGTGCCACTTTATTTCGTGGGGCATAAGAGCCTTAAATTTATTCTTGACTTAGATATGGAGACTTTTTCTTTTTTTCTAGAGAAAAGCAAGACTTCAGTTTCAAGGGCATTGGAATACTTTCCTGCGCTAAGTTCAAGTGTTGATAAAATACTTTCGAATATTTCAGCTGAGTCGATAATGACTTACATCGTCAAGTTTGGTAGCTACATTGGAAAATATAGCTTAAATTTTGTGAAAGATGCAGGCTTTATTCTGGTCTTTTTGTTTTTCTTTTTTTACTATGGGCGTAAGATTTATAATTATATGCTTGGATTGCTTCCTTTTGAAATTTCCCAAAGCAGAAGTGTTTTTGCAGAAATTAACGGGGTTTTACGTGTGGTGTTTTTAACTTCTATTATTAATGTTATTTTGCAGGGTTTTGCTTTTGGTGCAGTTATTATTTGGTTTGGCTATGATGGGTTTTTATTGGGCATTCTTTATGGTTTGGCATCTTTGATACCCATTGTGGGTGGGGCTTTGATATGGATTCCGATTGCAGGGTATGAGGTTTATGTCGGAAATATTGCTACAGCAATATTTATTGCGCTCTATTCGCTTATATTCATAGGCTTTGTGATTGATAATTTAATCAAGCCTGTTATCATTGCTTTTATCAAACAAAGGATTTTAAAAACACCGCTTCAAATCAATGAGATTTTGATTTTTTTCTCTATTTTGGCGGGTCTATCAACATTTGGTTTTTGGGGAATCGTCGTCGGACCGACTATTACAGCATTTTTTATTGCTTTGCTTAGACTTTATCAAAATCATTTTTCTGATAAGCAAGATTGGTAA
- a CDS encoding biotin synthase gives MDNGIFLCSISNVSSGNCSEDCGYCAQSSHYHTGIEKYKFKDMQAVLNEARTLKQYGALGFCLVTAGRGLDDKKCEYIAKTAKMIKDDGLDLHIIACCGRADTDSLKYLKQNGVDSYNHNLETAKDFFPKICTTHPWKERFETCENALSAGLGLCSGGIFGLGESWGDRIELLKSLQILSPHSVPVNFFIKNPALPIVQNTLEPEEALECVVLAREFLPKARLMIAGGREVVFGREQKALFECGINAVVLGDYLTTKGDAPQRDVDMIRSYGLEIATSCH, from the coding sequence ATGGACAATGGGATATTTTTATGTTCGATTTCAAATGTGAGTAGTGGGAATTGCAGTGAAGATTGCGGGTATTGTGCTCAGAGTTCGCATTATCATACCGGTATTGAAAAATATAAATTCAAGGATATGCAAGCTGTTTTAAATGAAGCACGGACTTTGAAGCAATATGGGGCTTTAGGGTTTTGTTTAGTGACAGCTGGGAGAGGTTTAGATGATAAAAAATGCGAATATATTGCCAAAACAGCTAAAATGATTAAAGATGATGGATTGGATTTGCATATCATTGCGTGTTGTGGCAGAGCAGATACGGATTCATTAAAATATCTCAAACAAAATGGTGTGGATAGTTATAACCACAATCTTGAAACAGCTAAAGATTTTTTTCCAAAAATTTGCACAACCCATCCGTGGAAAGAGCGTTTTGAAACTTGTGAAAATGCTTTGAGTGCAGGTCTTGGATTATGTAGTGGTGGGATATTTGGATTGGGTGAAAGCTGGGGGGATAGGATAGAGCTTCTGAAATCTCTTCAGATTCTCTCTCCGCATTCTGTTCCTGTTAATTTTTTTATTAAAAATCCCGCCTTGCCTATTGTGCAAAATACTCTTGAACCTGAAGAAGCTTTGGAATGTGTGGTGTTAGCAAGAGAATTTTTACCCAAAGCTCGTTTGATGATTGCTGGGGGCAGGGAAGTGGTATTTGGAAGAGAACAAAAGGCGCTATTTGAATGCGGTATCAATGCGGTTGTGTTGGGGGATTATCTCACGACAAAAGGAGATGCCCCTCAAAGAGATGTCGATATGATACGTTCTTATGGGCTTGAAATTGCAACAAGTTGCCATTAG
- a CDS encoding (Fe-S)-binding protein — MKVYFYSTCLGGVAYSDTCVNAIKLLQKEGVEVIFKKDQTCCGQPSYNSGYYEESKKVALYNINLFQEDYPIIVPSGSCAGMMKHDYLELFEGSPEYGRVNDFCSRVFELSEFLDKRLGVKYEDCGKPVKITWHSNCHALRVAKIIDSSKALLRRLSNVELIELEREEECCGFGGTFSIKEPEISKAMVSEKIEDIQSKNVQYLVSGDAGCLLNISGAMEKMGVKVKPVHLYDFIAQRIGVATKGELL, encoded by the coding sequence ATGAAGGTTTATTTCTATTCGACTTGCTTGGGTGGCGTTGCTTATAGTGATACTTGTGTCAATGCAATCAAGCTTTTGCAAAAAGAGGGGGTTGAGGTTATTTTCAAAAAAGATCAAACGTGTTGTGGGCAACCTAGTTATAATTCAGGCTATTATGAAGAAAGCAAAAAAGTAGCCCTTTATAATATCAATCTTTTTCAGGAAGATTATCCGATTATCGTGCCTAGTGGTTCGTGTGCAGGAATGATGAAGCACGATTATTTGGAATTGTTTGAAGGCAGTCCAGAATATGGTCGGGTGAATGATTTTTGTTCGCGTGTATTTGAATTGAGTGAGTTTTTAGATAAAAGATTAGGGGTGAAATATGAAGATTGCGGCAAGCCTGTTAAAATAACTTGGCATTCCAATTGCCACGCATTGAGGGTGGCAAAAATCATTGATTCTTCCAAAGCTCTTTTAAGAAGGCTTAGTAATGTTGAATTAATTGAGCTAGAAAGAGAGGAAGAGTGTTGCGGGTTTGGAGGTACTTTTAGCATTAAAGAACCTGAGATTTCAAAAGCAATGGTGAGTGAAAAAATTGAAGATATTCAATCTAAAAATGTTCAATATTTGGTTTCGGGTGATGCGGGGTGTTTGCTCAATATTAGTGGTGCAATGGAAAAAATGGGCGTCAAGGTCAAGCCTGTTCATCTTTATGACTTTATTGCCCAAAGGATTGGGGTTGCAACTAAAGGAGAATTGCTATGA
- a CDS encoding cysteine synthase family protein, whose translation MQYLNDVKELIGNTPILKLNHLDIRSNNSIFAKLEFCNPAGGIKDRVGKYMIEMAQKRGELKPNGVIIEATAGNTGLGIALGALNKGYRVIMVVPEKFSIEKQILMKALGAEVINTPKEEGIEGANKKVAELLKTIPDSISLSQFSNPDNPQAHYESTAKEIYNALEGKIDYFVCGAGSGGTFSGVMKYFKEKNPAILGVLCDPVGSIIGGGDMGSYNIEGIGNHFIPKTMQLDLIDEVIKVKDEEAYEGMRLLCKNEGVFGGVSSGACLWACLKLTEKTKNARIVTIFADGLEKYLSKNILGF comes from the coding sequence ATGCAATATTTGAATGATGTTAAAGAGTTGATTGGGAATACGCCCATACTCAAACTCAACCATTTGGATATAAGGAGCAATAATAGTATTTTTGCCAAACTGGAGTTTTGCAATCCTGCAGGGGGTATTAAAGACAGGGTTGGGAAGTATATGATTGAAATGGCCCAAAAGAGAGGAGAACTTAAGCCTAATGGCGTAATCATTGAAGCGACTGCGGGGAATACCGGATTAGGGATTGCGCTAGGGGCTTTAAATAAGGGCTATAGAGTGATTATGGTTGTGCCTGAAAAGTTTTCGATTGAAAAACAAATACTGATGAAAGCTTTGGGGGCTGAAGTCATCAACACGCCTAAAGAAGAGGGTATTGAGGGAGCAAACAAAAAGGTCGCTGAATTACTTAAGACTATCCCAGATTCGATTTCTTTATCTCAATTTAGCAATCCTGATAATCCACAAGCCCATTATGAAAGCACTGCTAAGGAGATTTATAATGCTTTGGAAGGAAAGATTGATTATTTTGTATGCGGAGCAGGTAGTGGTGGGACATTTAGCGGTGTAATGAAATATTTTAAAGAAAAAAATCCTGCTATTTTGGGCGTGCTGTGTGATCCTGTCGGCTCAATCATTGGCGGTGGGGATATGGGAAGTTATAATATTGAAGGTATCGGAAACCATTTTATTCCCAAGACAATGCAACTTGATTTAATTGATGAGGTCATCAAAGTCAAGGATGAAGAAGCTTATGAGGGAATGCGTCTTTTATGTAAGAATGAAGGGGTATTTGGAGGAGTATCTTCAGGAGCTTGTCTTTGGGCTTGCTTGAAATTAACTGAAAAAACAAAAAATGCGCGTATTGTTACAATATTTGCTGATGGATTGGAAAAATATTTGAGTAAAAATATTTTAGGATTTTGA
- a CDS encoding LutB/LldF family L-lactate oxidation iron-sulfur protein produces the protein MSGNSLFHSAKQYEDAISSKLADGQLRKNLKSAMTTLKTNRKNLISSRYTDWEGLRELGKEVKIKSLSKLDELLERFESNALKNGFKVHWANDAQEANEIIYKLAKEKRVSKILKGKSMASEEIHLNAYLKEKGILATETDLGELIIQLIDEPPVHIVAPAIHKNRYQIGEIFKDKLDAPLESEPEKLNAIARKHLRKEFEDFKMGLSGVNFAIANEGAIWLVENEGNGRMSTTACDIHVAICGIEKIVESFEDASILDTLLVPSAVGAPITCYNNIITGARKDGDLDGPQEAHIIMLDNNRSNVLADSHYYRSLSCIRCGTCLNHCPVYDKIGGHAYLSTYPGPIGEVISPQLFGLDNCGYMVNLCSLCGRCSEVCPVKIPLAELIRDLRSEKVGEGRGDVRGYKKVHRNKSEKIAMEVFASLATSGLKWRMLLHLVGLFSPLGKKMAPILPGLKNWVFCREFPKINASLHAKVKNLKGVIYE, from the coding sequence ATGAGCGGAAATTCTTTATTTCATTCTGCTAAACAATATGAAGATGCCATCTCTTCAAAACTTGCTGATGGACAGCTTAGGAAGAATCTCAAATCGGCTATGACAACGCTTAAAACCAACAGAAAAAATTTAATTTCAAGCAGATATACAGATTGGGAGGGGTTGCGTGAGCTTGGCAAGGAAGTGAAAATCAAATCGCTTTCTAAACTTGATGAGCTTTTAGAGAGGTTTGAAAGTAATGCCCTTAAAAATGGCTTCAAAGTGCATTGGGCTAATGATGCGCAAGAGGCGAATGAAATCATTTATAAACTTGCTAAAGAAAAACGGGTTTCAAAGATTTTAAAAGGCAAGTCAATGGCGAGTGAAGAAATCCATCTCAATGCCTATTTGAAAGAAAAAGGAATTCTTGCTACAGAAACAGATCTTGGAGAGTTGATTATCCAGCTTATTGATGAGCCTCCTGTTCATATTGTTGCTCCTGCTATCCATAAGAATCGTTATCAAATCGGGGAAATCTTTAAAGATAAACTAGATGCCCCGCTTGAGAGTGAGCCTGAAAAATTAAATGCTATCGCAAGAAAACATTTGCGAAAAGAATTTGAAGATTTTAAAATGGGATTATCGGGCGTAAATTTTGCTATTGCTAATGAGGGTGCTATTTGGCTTGTCGAAAATGAAGGCAATGGAAGAATGAGTACAACCGCTTGTGATATTCACGTAGCGATTTGTGGGATAGAAAAAATAGTCGAAAGTTTTGAAGATGCTTCTATTTTGGATACTTTACTTGTTCCAAGTGCGGTTGGCGCACCTATTACTTGTTATAACAATATCATTACCGGTGCTAGAAAAGATGGCGATTTAGATGGTCCTCAAGAGGCGCATATTATTATGCTTGACAATAATCGTTCAAATGTTTTGGCAGATTCTCATTATTATCGATCGCTTAGCTGTATTCGTTGTGGTACTTGCCTCAATCATTGTCCCGTGTATGACAAGATAGGTGGGCACGCTTATTTATCGACTTATCCCGGACCTATTGGAGAAGTGATTTCCCCGCAATTGTTTGGCTTAGACAATTGTGGCTATATGGTGAATCTTTGCAGTCTTTGTGGCAGATGTTCAGAAGTATGTCCGGTTAAAATTCCGTTGGCTGAACTTATCAGAGATCTTAGAAGCGAAAAAGTCGGAGAGGGGCGAGGGGATGTCAGAGGATATAAGAAAGTCCATAGGAATAAAAGCGAGAAAATTGCAATGGAAGTATTTGCCTCTTTGGCAACAAGCGGATTAAAGTGGAGAATGTTATTGCATCTAGTGGGTCTCTTTTCTCCATTGGGAAAAAAGATGGCACCGATATTACCAGGCTTAAAAAATTGGGTTTTCTGCCGTGAATTTCCAAAGATTAATGCTTCTTTGCACGCTAAAGTTAAGAATCTCAAAGGAGTTATTTATGAGTAA